A stretch of DNA from Gracilinanus agilis isolate LMUSP501 unplaced genomic scaffold, AgileGrace unplaced_scaffold57827, whole genome shotgun sequence:
CTTGAATGATATCTGTCCCTTGCAGTATTTTGTCATCTCCCTCCTTGTAGAGAAGAAACCCAGTACTCCAAGAGGGGCCGTGACACAGGAGAGTCACGTTGGTTCCTGAGACCACCTCTGGGCTAGGCTGGACTGAGAGGGAAGCCTTGGGGAATGAATCTAGAGATGCAAGAATAGGTCAGGGATCCTCAAAGTCCCTTCCACAGAAGGATGGAGGAGGCAAGAGGGACATGGGCTCAAGTATTCCCTGCCCATTGCCTTCTATTCCCATTGGGTCTTTGATCATTCCTTGCCCAAAATCTACTTACTTCCCCTGAGAGTGAGGGATGCTAAACCTGAGATGTATACTGGGAAACCACTAGGGTTGTTCCTCCTCCAGTCCTTCTCCCTGAATCTTGGAGTGGAACTTTGCCAAACTTTCTCCCCAGGCCCTTCACACACACAGGGATGGACCCCATAATCTACCTCATGAGAATCATGATACCAAAGTAATATGCCCTTCCTGGGCTACCTCTCAATTGCTATACCCAACCCTCTACTTTACACCTACAGATCATGACACATCCCAGCTGTCACTTGGATCTCCAGGACCCCACTAGATACCTGTCATGGAACTCTCATCTCATTGTAGAGGCAGCTCTAGTTACCAGCATCCTGAGCTCTCACAGAGAGGAGGATAATATCAACTGAGGTACCAGCTTGACTCTGGCTCCCTAAGGGTTGAAAGGTCCATAACTAAGACAGTTAATATGATCCCAGAGTGAATCAGGAGGGGGCTGAAAGAATTAGAGTCATGTGTATCCCAGTTTCAATCCCAATGCCTGAGAAAGCTGAAATGTATGGGTTACGGAGGATGAAACCTCAACTGGGAGTGAGGACATTTATTATGTCATATTTGCTCTGTTCCTGAGTTCCAGTGTGATCATGGTCCACACATGGGCCCTGCCTAaccctcagttttcccatctataaaagagggaattggactagaccTCTCAGCCTTTTCCTAGTCTAAAAATCCAGGAATCTAAGGAGACTTTCTCATTCAGGGAAACTCACTGAACATAGGGTTTCATGTATATGACAGTTCATGGGAAGGGGGGATCATTTCCCCTCCATTTTCATGTGGGGTGTCATGGACTGACTCAATACTGAGCCTTCAACCAGGGTTCAGATCATGGATGTGGAAGAAGGCCTGAGCCCAATTATATACTCTATCCTTCTCTTGCATGGCTCTGGACaagtctttccctttcccttttcccatgGTGCCATTTTACTCATTGGTAATATGGGGGTTTGGCTTCAAGAATCTTCAAGGAATCTTTTAGCTCTGAGATATTGTAACTTTGATATTAACCCCCAACCCAGGATTGACTCTTGCCTTTCCTGCCAGCATTCTAGATTAGAATAGAATCTTGTCTTACAAAACCCCTGAGCCCTGATAGGACAGGGCAGAGCTAGCACAATGGACACTATACCCTAAACTTTATGAGGTCTCTGTCCTGACAGAGATCAGAAGGGTTACATTCACAGTTGTTCCTGGGGCTCACACACAAGGCTCACCTGGCACCAGCAACTCCAGGGCATCGCTCATCTCTGATCCTCTATTAGAGGCATCCTGTTCCATATAAGCACACCTGTACCTCCCAGTATCTTTGGGGCTcacagaagagaggaggaagccAATCAGGAAGTCTGCTGAGAGCTGCTTCTGTAAGGGCAGTTGCATTCCATCTTTCCATAGAGTGAATGTCCATTCTTTAACAGAAGACAACTTGGGTTTTGAGCACCACAGAGTGATGTTGGTCCCTAGGGCCACCACTGGGCCAGTCTGGGCCCACAGAGTGGGTTTAGGAAATAGTCCTAAGAGGAAAATGGCAGGAAAATCAAGAGGAGCTTTCATTTCTAGGCCTCCTTCCTTAACCCCTTAGTGAGAGGGGAACAGCAGTCTACACTATGTTGTTCCTTTTTTTGTCTGGGGTCTGTCCTAACCTGGGATCTGTCCCTCCCACCATGAGGTCCCAATGGATCCCATGTGGAACATGAGGAGCTTCAATAGTCTCCTCCACTCTCTTCTCAATATATTGCTTGAGAATGCCCAGGATTTTATGCTGTCTCCAAAGCTCTGTGGGCTACTGTGAGGAGGAGGGTTGGACTTGGGTACTTGGAAGGTTTCCATCTCTAGTCGTCAAGCTGAGTCAACTCTAGGGCCTGGCTGGATCTTGACCTTTTTTGGGACATTCTCTTGTTGTAAGTACAGTTGCAGGTGCCAGTAACCTTGGCTTTAAGGATGTTCGGGGAAGTGATGGATGAAGATGGGAAGGGCATCCCAGGCATGGAGAACTGTCTGAGCAAAGGCAAAGCAATGGGACATGATGGGTGCTTAAGCTATTTGTCCAGGCTGAAGGGAACACAGTGAGCACAGAAGGGAACAATGGGAGATCCAATTGTACATGGTGGTGGACATCTGGGCGtttagaggcagaaaaagaaatctaggTAAAGTCTGCTAAGCCAAAGGAAATCTCAGGAGAGAGTATGACTTCTCTAAGTGGCTGATGTGTATCATCTGAGAGGAGCAGCTTAACTCTTATGATTGTGTCACCAGGAGACACTAAACAGATCTCTGGGTTTGAAGGTGGGAGATTTGGGTAACCATCCTGGTCCTGACACTAAATAACCAGATGATATACTCAAGTTACCTTTCCTTCCAGTCctgagtttccccatctgcaaaaggGAAATCATGGGGCATGTGTTCTCCTCATAGGCTTATCAAAGGAAAAGATTTGAGGACCTTATTTACACTCTCAAAATGGGAATATTAGAGGCAGTCTTGAGGACATCTTGGGGATGTGGGATGTTTGGGAGACAGATATATTTAGTACCCTATTGCCTAGAGAAAGATCTTGGGGTGATCTCTCACGGCTGGTATCCTTCCTACCAGGGAGATTTTGCTACAAGCATTGCCTCACCATCCAGCACCAGGAACAGGGGTTTACTGGGCTCTGACCATGAAGTTCCCAGCCTGTAGCGGCAGCTATATCTTCCTTTAATAATCATTTCATCCATATACTTGAGCATGAACTGCGCCAGCCCCTGGAATGCATTTCTTTCCTCTATGAGCTCTCCATCCTTCCATAGCTGGAATCTGTCACTGCCCTCTTGGCCCTGGCATCTGAGGATCACATTTTCTCCAGAGTAGACCAGACGACTTGGGACAGCTGATAGGGCAGGCCTGATAAGAGTTCCTGAGAAGGAAACCAAGCTCAGATTTCCAGGAATTCCTCTGTCCCCTGTGTCTCTTTCTGTTCAGAATCACCAAATCCCCTCCAGGAGTATCTCCATCCACTCATACTGATGATCTATGTTGTCCTCCCTGATCATTGTGGGAGAGACTCTATGGGCTGAGCATGGACAAAGAGAAGGAGGAGCACAAAAGGGTGCTGGGGACAACTTACCCATCTGTGCCCTAATCACACCATCCAGACACAGACCTGTAAGGGAAGATCATGTTATGGTTGACTCCTTTCCAGTCCAGGCTAATCCCATCCTGAACTCTTGAACCCTGACCATCTAATTATCTTTCATTAGAATTTGGAGAAAGAGCCTTTTGACCAGACTTTTTAGTTTTGCTCTTCTCAAAAAGGTTCTGGCTCCTGGTAGGGTCTCTGTGTCCTTGAGTCATCCCCTTTATCACAATGTCCCTCTGTCCCCAAGCTTGATCCTGGAAACTCACCAATGGCAAATAGCAATGTGACTGTTGGGCTCATGGTGGGTCTTCAGCTGTGTCCTGAACTGTCCGGACTCAACTGTGTAGAAGGGAAAAGATAGCAGGACTAGAGTCTGGCCCAGGATGTGGTGGCCAGCCCAGCTACCTTACTCCCCCTAAACTTAGGCCCCACAATTTCCGCTCTGATACTGATGAAATAAATTGCATggtccttcaaggcttagctctgAGGGTTTACTgtgtcttttttaaacatttattaatatttattttttagaaatgttaactatggttacataattcctgctcttactttccccttcacctccccctccCACATCCCCACACCATAGCAGATGCGCAtttgcactggttttaacatgtgtcattgatcaagacctatttccaaattgttgatggttgcattggtgtggtatttttgagcctacatccccaatcatgtgcgccttgacccatgtgttcaagcagttgtttttcttctgtttcctttcctgtagttctacctctgaatgtgggtagcgttcttttccataagtccctcagaattgtcctgggtcattgcattgctgctagtacagaagttcattacattctgttttaccacagtgtcttggtctctgtgtacaatgttattctggctgtgctccttttgctctgcatcaattcctggagatctttccagttcacatggaattcctccagtttattattcctttgagcacaatagtattccatcactagcatataccacaatttcttgagcattccgcaattgaagggcataccttcattttccaattttttgccaccacaaatagtgtggctataaatattttcgtacaagtctgtttatctatgatctctttggggtacaaacccaaaaatggtatggctggatcaaagggcaagtattcttttatagccccttaatcatagttccaaattgtcatccagaatggttggatcagttcacaactccaccagcaatgctttaatgtcccagttttgccacatcccctccagcattcattactctccccttctttcatttttggcaatctgctaggtgtgaggtgatacctcagagttcttttgatttgcatttctctaattattagggatttagaacactttctcatgtgtttattgttATGAGGGGATTTgttaggatgtaataagggaatctgcaggatgtaatatgagaCTGAAGCTATGATAATAAGGGCTTAGGCTATAgttagtagctggttggaatagggaataagacaaggcaagggatccaaggctggaggtaatcaagggaatagactaggtagtagggaaattaaggcaatatggtggatgaggaaggtacaatgatgaaggttggtagttgaggtggtaggagaaataagggaatgtctgagtttagggagtataaacactgaggtaacaagggttgcaagggagaggatgagttaatttAAGGCAGGCAATaccagcagggaaacacagactggatactcaggttagagacaaaacactgaagggaaacagactgagcctttcaagtaaaaggacactttacagagccaggttagagccagccaagactGGCCTGAAATTGACtcgaggctttagtcagtttcacaggaagggactagaaggaagtattgaagtttcacttccttcaaaatggataacctcagcttccctcaaactccggagagtatgttattcctctctctctctcctccctctcttattaatcaactaaagaagtagccaaaaggtcttgattaaatacaaactgggtttattgtcttctaggatggattggcagggtagaggatacaatgTAGCCCTCACAGCCACTTAGAGAAACttaaggtgggggaagggaggcaggaaggtgagactgagaaaggatctgCCTTACCTCAGCTCTcaggtggttttgtaatcaatggtggtaggaaagttggatacaataattcaataggtaaattgttgcaagggtaagccctatttgactatttaaaatagcaagtttaaactaacactctgaactaccttcctttcacaccttcacaggaattcaggcagggaaatgaaggtgggaataaagtgtggtagggagattcaaaggaattagctaaattaacaaatttccaaagaaaaactgcaaaatataggctaggtttcaatctaaagaaggagctcagatggaccctggtactctccacaagttcccaggaccaactttcccaagattctaaacttcttaaatgacagaagaattctgcaaatctgttatgccccctctcttcaccacattattgatatttttgatttctttatctgaaaattgcctattcatgtctctttcccatttatcaattggggaatggcttgattttttatataattggtttaactccttgtatatttgagtaattagacccctgtcagagttttttgttataagagattttttcccaatttgttgttccccttctgattttggctacattgtttttgtttgtacaaaagctttttagtttgatataatcaaaatcatttattttacattttgtaattttctctaactcttgcttggttttaaaatctttcctttctcagagatctgacaagtaaactattctacattcacttaacttatttatagtttccctctttatattcaagtcattcacccattctgaatttatcttggtgtagggtgtgagatgttgatgtaaacctaatctctcccatattgttttctaaatttcccagtggtttttgtcaaattgtggatttttgtcccaaaagttgggctctttgggtttatcatacactgt
This window harbors:
- the LOC123256324 gene encoding immunoglobulin superfamily member 1-like — protein: MSPTVTLLFAIGLCLDGVIRAQMGTLIRPALSAVPSRLVYSGENVILRCQGQEGSDRFQLWKDGELIEERNAFQGLAQFMLKYMDEMIIKGRYSCRYRLGTSWSEPSKPLFLVLDGLFPKPTLWAQTGPVVALGTNITLWCSKPKLSSVKEWTFTLWKDGMQLPLQKQLSADFLIGFLLSSVSPKDTGRYRCAYMEQDASNRGSEMSDALELLVPDSFPKASLSVQPSPEVVSGTNVTLLCHGPSWSTGFLLYKEGDDKILQGTDII